Proteins from a single region of Gemmatimonadota bacterium:
- a CDS encoding FRG domain-containing protein, which yields MFYNELIKQIDSMPYTHRQMLFRGEPQKFEHISSGFYRMREKGDPRWAEYSAQEREEDIKICEGHAVSGAGVFEGVDVEREYELFATFMGDNPLEQVPKESWETLAKIRQAGGKTNFIDFSRDVNIAIYFACSDIAGHPISRGKSRHDGRIVIYRPLTIPEKHPIMEFPHAGYSKYQSSVFVRPREGGSIPLDEDVLAIPVPKEEKLSLLSHLDVYCNVRPSTVYPDLGGYIRNEGMIFPTKEEINAKYK from the coding sequence ATGTTCTACAACGAACTGATCAAACAAATAGATTCCATGCCTTACACGCATCGGCAGATGTTGTTCAGGGGGGAACCTCAAAAATTTGAACACATATCCTCGGGATTCTACAGGATGCGTGAGAAGGGAGATCCTCGCTGGGCTGAATATTCTGCTCAAGAAAGAGAGGAGGATATAAAAATATGTGAGGGGCACGCAGTATCAGGTGCTGGCGTATTTGAGGGGGTGGATGTGGAAAGGGAATATGAATTGTTCGCTACATTTATGGGGGACAACCCTCTCGAGCAGGTGCCTAAAGAGTCCTGGGAGACGCTGGCAAAAATAAGGCAGGCAGGCGGAAAAACGAATTTCATAGACTTTTCAAGGGATGTGAATATTGCCATATATTTTGCATGTTCGGATATTGCAGGCCATCCCATAAGCCGCGGCAAATCTCGTCACGATGGGCGCATTGTGATATATCGCCCATTGACAATCCCCGAAAAGCACCCAATCATGGAATTCCCTCATGCCGGATACAGCAAGTACCAAAGTAGTGTTTTTGTTCGGCCAAGAGAGGGCGGATCTATCCCTCTTGATGAAGATGTATTGGCTATTCCGGTGCCAAAGGAAGAGAAGCTATCTCTTTTGAGCCATCTTGATGTTTATTGCAATGTAAGGCCAAGTACGGTATATCCAGACCTTGGGGGCTACATTAGGAACGAGGGCATGATTTTCCCCACCAAAGAGGAGATAAATGCCAAATATAAATAA